From Acidimicrobiales bacterium, one genomic window encodes:
- a CDS encoding MBL fold metallo-hydrolase has protein sequence MELIEIADRILVAQRAATGFGSANSAAIVEDDGITVVDACTVPAHAREFADALATLGIPIRHLVYTSPHVDHVGGSSAYPLAAVYGTPETSALLDQPPNVESYCHLAPDLSADFAGLTTRPVTHTVREAAWISTRVVVAPTRGQTGENLVVQVPDANVVIAGAMATFGVIPPCWAGDPSEWAEQLDVVLGWGAVIVPGHGGVGGEREVRALQSYLREVARTGEGGAMPDGEWTNWSNQRFHPANLERAAMLAAGDPGPPPTILRLMGIG, from the coding sequence GTGGAGCTGATCGAGATCGCCGACCGAATCCTCGTCGCCCAGCGGGCGGCGACCGGGTTCGGGTCGGCCAACAGCGCAGCCATCGTCGAAGACGACGGGATCACCGTGGTCGATGCCTGCACGGTGCCCGCTCATGCCCGCGAGTTCGCCGACGCCCTGGCCACGCTCGGCATCCCCATCCGCCATCTCGTCTACACGTCGCCCCATGTCGACCATGTCGGAGGCAGCTCGGCCTATCCCCTCGCGGCCGTCTACGGCACGCCCGAGACCAGCGCGCTGCTCGATCAGCCCCCGAACGTCGAGTCCTACTGCCATCTCGCGCCCGATCTCTCGGCCGACTTCGCCGGGCTCACCACGCGGCCGGTGACCCACACGGTGCGCGAGGCCGCCTGGATCTCCACCCGGGTCGTGGTCGCGCCGACCCGCGGGCAGACGGGCGAGAATCTGGTCGTCCAGGTGCCCGATGCCAACGTGGTCATCGCCGGCGCGATGGCGACGTTCGGGGTGATACCCCCGTGCTGGGCGGGGGATCCCTCGGAATGGGCCGAACAGCTCGACGTGGTCCTCGGCTGGGGCGCGGTCATCGTGCCCGGCCACGGCGGGGTCGGCGGAGAACGGGAGGTGCGGGCACTGCAGAGCTACCTGCGCGAGGTCGCTCGCACCGGCGAAGGCGGCGCCATGCCCGATGGCGAATGGACGAACTGGAGCAACCAGCGCTTCCACCCCGCCAACCTCGAACGGGCCGCCATGCTCGCGGCCGGTGATCCCGGCCCGCCGCCGACGATCCTGCGGCTCATGGGGATCGGTTGA
- a CDS encoding glucosyl-3-phosphoglycerate synthase, translated as MTEVRCHSARDFPLSMLQEAKGDHTVSVCIPARNEEATVGTIVGAIHEHLASDDRPFVDEVLVIDDRSDDATAAIATAAGATVVQVADILPGCGPGRGKGNVLWKSVAASRGDLIVWIDADLTSFTPACVTGLVGPLLTDPSIAMVKGYYERPEIGGTGGGRTTELMARPLLATLFPHLTSVRQPLGGEYAARRDILEQVPFSTGYGVETGLLIDIAALVGLDRLAQVDLGVRVHRNRPLDELSVQAMEILHVALRRAGVEWRAEWSHVLRRPDLDPVEALIDERPPLVSVADYRR; from the coding sequence ATGACCGAGGTCCGTTGCCACTCCGCCCGCGACTTCCCCCTCTCGATGCTGCAGGAGGCGAAGGGCGATCACACCGTCTCGGTGTGCATCCCGGCGCGAAACGAGGAGGCGACGGTCGGCACCATCGTCGGTGCCATCCACGAGCATCTCGCGTCCGATGACCGACCGTTCGTCGACGAAGTCCTGGTCATCGACGACCGCAGCGACGATGCCACCGCAGCGATCGCGACGGCGGCCGGGGCGACGGTCGTCCAGGTGGCCGACATCCTCCCGGGCTGCGGACCCGGTCGGGGCAAGGGCAATGTGTTGTGGAAGAGCGTCGCCGCCAGCCGCGGCGACCTGATCGTGTGGATCGACGCCGACCTCACGTCGTTCACGCCGGCGTGTGTGACGGGCCTGGTCGGGCCCCTGCTGACCGACCCGTCGATCGCCATGGTCAAGGGCTACTACGAACGGCCCGAGATCGGCGGCACCGGCGGCGGGCGCACCACCGAGCTGATGGCCCGGCCGCTGCTCGCGACCCTCTTCCCACACCTCACCTCGGTTCGCCAGCCGCTCGGTGGCGAATACGCAGCCCGGCGCGACATTCTCGAACAGGTCCCCTTCAGCACCGGCTACGGCGTCGAGACCGGACTCCTCATCGACATCGCGGCCCTCGTCGGGCTCGACCGGCTGGCCCAGGTCGATCTCGGCGTCCGGGTCCACCGCAACCGGCCGCTCGACGAGCTGTCGGTCCAGGCGATGGAGATCCTCCACGTGGCCCTGCGCCGCGCCGGCGTCGAGTGGCGAGCCGAGTGGAGCCATGTGCTCCGCCGCCCCGACCTCGACCCGGTCGAGGCGTTGATCGACGAACGACCGCCGCTCGTCTCGGTCGCGGACTACCGGCGCTAG
- a CDS encoding YdeI/OmpD-associated family protein — translation MANPEIDAYVARSDMWPDEIGALRPILRECGLTEELKWGKPCYSLGGKNIVILQEMKQFLALMFFKGALLRDAEGVLEAQGPNSRSARRMCFTSVDEVVGSARTVAAYVEEAIAVEEAGLEPMPAPELVPVEELQVRFDDDPILKEAFEALTPGRQREYHLHFSSAKQAATRAARVEKCVPKILDGKGFRDR, via the coding sequence GTGGCGAACCCAGAGATCGATGCGTATGTCGCTCGCTCCGACATGTGGCCCGACGAGATCGGGGCGCTGCGGCCGATCCTGCGGGAGTGCGGCCTGACCGAGGAGTTGAAGTGGGGAAAGCCCTGCTACTCCCTCGGCGGCAAGAACATCGTCATTCTCCAGGAGATGAAGCAGTTCCTGGCTCTGATGTTCTTCAAGGGGGCGCTGCTGCGCGACGCCGAAGGGGTGCTGGAGGCGCAGGGTCCGAACTCGCGATCGGCGCGCCGCATGTGTTTCACGTCGGTCGACGAGGTCGTCGGATCGGCTCGAACCGTTGCGGCCTATGTCGAGGAGGCCATCGCCGTCGAGGAGGCGGGCCTCGAGCCGATGCCGGCGCCCGAACTCGTCCCGGTCGAGGAACTCCAGGTTCGCTTCGACGACGACCCGATCCTGAAGGAGGCGTTCGAAGCGCTCACGCCCGGTCGTCAGCGGGAGTACCACCTGCACTTCTCGAGCGCGAAACAGGCGGCGACGAGGGCGGCGCGAGTCGAGAAGTGCGTGCCGAAGATCCTCGACGGCAAGGGCTTCCGCGACCGCTAG
- a CDS encoding nuclear transport factor 2 family protein has product MGRWTREELEDEFEKYQARALKAATSHDWREWADQFTEDATYIEHHYGTIGGREAIYTWIQSTMDTWPNTEMIYFPIDWYTIDEDKGWVICRVWNRFADPGDGSIHQEANITILHYAGNGKWKYEEDVYNPVHFGDMVKGYLKRKKELAEAE; this is encoded by the coding sequence ATGGGACGTTGGACACGAGAAGAACTCGAAGACGAGTTCGAGAAGTACCAGGCACGGGCATTGAAGGCGGCGACCAGCCACGACTGGCGGGAGTGGGCCGACCAGTTCACCGAGGACGCCACCTACATCGAGCATCACTACGGCACGATCGGCGGCCGAGAGGCCATCTACACGTGGATCCAGTCGACCATGGACACATGGCCCAACACCGAGATGATCTACTTCCCGATCGACTGGTACACCATCGACGAGGACAAGGGATGGGTGATCTGCCGAGTGTGGAACCGCTTCGCCGATCCGGGCGACGGGTCGATCCACCAGGAAGCCAACATCACGATCCTGCACTACGCCGGCAACGGCAAGTGGAAGTACGAAGAGGACGTCTACAACCCGGTCCACTTCGGCGACATGGTCAAGGGATACCTGAAGCGGAAGAAGGAGCTCGCCGAGGCGGAGTGA
- a CDS encoding DUF2207 domain-containing protein, which produces MRPEQRRRLDRFWLVLGACCLGGVAIAAAFIGDTERIGAYWAHARIDASGDAQVVEVIDYDFGSNQRHGILRQLPDVPTTATYTVESPSAPDQFQVLPWWFGTELRVGDPDSTISNRHRYTITYPHTGLVQGDRVGWNAVGDGWTVPIGDIEIHLTAERDLGDVACDTGATGDTGGCTAEIIAPGHVVVRHDKVDPGEFLTVYATLGEPVAPVTVVAPTGTAPDPGSGWKAPPVIAALAALLGAAALSPLIRRAGREWMWEGGTVDAAFGPDDEAAPQRRVDHSELREMTTIEFEPPRDMSAAVGGVVHLERVHDDHKMAWLLEAAIREEIELDPEKSHPTIRRGSTPPNPTVGKVLDKMFGGSTVIDLAKYNPTFTSGWNELSSELESWRRSSGLWDDEGRRRRGRAIGFGLLATIVGTALLGLGAAMSNRTGAGWYPLIAVGGVVAGFGIAGIVRAWELRVRTAAGSGAWIRIESFRRFLHDSEAQHVERAAEMGLLRQYTAWAVALGEVDRWEKAVEAAAAQPGSTLAGYHHTNFALAAPMIASAISTASTAPSSSGGGGGGGAGGGGGGGGGGSW; this is translated from the coding sequence ATGCGACCTGAACAACGGCGGCGGCTCGATCGGTTCTGGCTGGTCCTCGGCGCGTGCTGCCTCGGCGGGGTCGCCATCGCGGCCGCGTTCATCGGCGACACCGAACGCATCGGCGCGTACTGGGCACACGCTCGGATCGACGCGTCCGGCGACGCACAGGTCGTCGAAGTGATCGACTACGACTTCGGCTCCAACCAGCGACACGGCATCCTGCGGCAGCTTCCGGATGTCCCGACGACGGCCACGTACACGGTGGAGTCGCCGAGCGCGCCCGACCAGTTCCAGGTGTTGCCGTGGTGGTTCGGCACCGAGCTCCGGGTCGGCGACCCCGACTCGACCATCAGCAACCGCCACCGCTACACGATCACCTACCCCCACACCGGTCTGGTCCAGGGCGATCGCGTCGGCTGGAACGCAGTGGGCGACGGATGGACCGTGCCGATCGGCGACATCGAGATCCACCTGACCGCCGAGCGCGACCTCGGCGACGTCGCCTGCGACACCGGCGCCACCGGCGACACCGGCGGCTGCACCGCCGAGATCATCGCGCCCGGCCATGTCGTGGTCCGCCACGACAAGGTCGACCCGGGTGAGTTCCTGACCGTCTACGCAACGCTCGGCGAACCCGTCGCTCCCGTCACCGTCGTCGCCCCGACCGGCACGGCACCCGATCCCGGCTCGGGCTGGAAGGCGCCTCCCGTGATCGCCGCGCTCGCCGCGCTGCTCGGCGCCGCCGCGCTGTCACCACTGATCCGCCGCGCCGGCCGGGAATGGATGTGGGAGGGCGGCACGGTCGACGCCGCGTTCGGACCCGACGACGAGGCCGCGCCCCAGCGACGGGTCGACCACAGCGAACTCCGCGAGATGACGACCATCGAGTTCGAACCGCCGCGCGACATGAGCGCGGCCGTCGGGGGCGTCGTCCATCTCGAACGCGTCCACGACGACCACAAGATGGCGTGGCTCCTCGAAGCCGCCATCCGAGAAGAGATCGAGCTCGATCCGGAGAAGTCGCACCCGACCATCCGTCGCGGCTCGACCCCACCGAACCCGACGGTGGGCAAGGTGCTCGACAAGATGTTCGGCGGATCCACAGTGATCGATCTGGCGAAGTACAACCCGACGTTCACCTCCGGTTGGAACGAGCTGAGCAGCGAGCTCGAGAGCTGGCGTCGCTCCAGCGGCCTGTGGGACGACGAGGGCCGGCGGCGCCGAGGCCGGGCCATCGGGTTCGGCCTGCTCGCGACGATCGTCGGTACCGCACTGCTCGGCCTCGGCGCAGCGATGTCGAATCGCACCGGTGCGGGCTGGTATCCCCTCATCGCGGTCGGTGGCGTCGTCGCCGGGTTCGGCATCGCCGGCATCGTGCGGGCGTGGGAGCTCCGGGTCCGCACTGCGGCCGGCTCCGGCGCCTGGATCCGCATCGAGTCGTTCCGTCGTTTCCTCCACGACTCGGAGGCGCAGCATGTCGAACGGGCCGCCGAGATGGGGCTCCTGCGCCAGTACACGGCCTGGGCCGTCGCGCTCGGCGAGGTCGACCGCTGGGAGAAGGCGGTGGAGGCCGCAGCCGCACAACCCGGATCGACCCTCGCCGGATACCACCACACCAACTTCGCACTCGCCGCCCCGATGATCGCCTCTGCCATTTCCACCGCATCGACCGCACCATCATCCTCGGGCGGCGGTGGTGGCGGCGGCGCCGGCGGCGGTGGGGGTGGCGGAGGAGGAGGCTCATGGTGA
- a CDS encoding potassium channel protein has translation MPTIGRQRIRTARRDPWLRFRVGVAFLGLVLVVGTGGYWLLGLDPIDAVYQTVITVSTVGYREIGEVNHQYEVFTIFLILFGTGTVLYTLGVLLETLFEGQLDDQFRRQRMQRRIDELEGHVIVCGYGQVGRAIVSEMHRAGKQVVIVDHAELDLDEFPEGVNAVIGEATDDEVLDRAGLTRAGTLVVALDSDADTLFVSLTARSENADLFIIARANSAGVVEKLGRVGVDRVVNPHEIGGSRMAAMVLQPDVTDFLDVVMHDLELEVRMAEIEATEKRGYIGKTVAELFAPEKAATTLIAVRRHGRFITNPPMDLRIEMGDILIVLGTDEHIKALAAPAGR, from the coding sequence ATGCCCACAATCGGAAGGCAGCGCATCCGCACCGCTCGCCGCGACCCGTGGCTCCGATTCCGCGTCGGTGTCGCCTTCCTCGGCCTGGTGCTCGTGGTGGGTACCGGCGGCTACTGGCTGCTGGGCCTCGATCCCATCGATGCCGTCTACCAGACCGTCATCACCGTCTCGACGGTCGGCTATCGCGAGATCGGAGAGGTCAATCATCAGTACGAGGTCTTCACGATCTTCCTCATCCTGTTCGGCACCGGCACGGTGCTCTACACACTCGGTGTACTGCTCGAGACGCTCTTCGAGGGACAGCTCGACGACCAATTCCGGAGGCAACGCATGCAACGCAGAATCGATGAACTCGAGGGCCACGTCATCGTCTGTGGCTACGGCCAGGTCGGCCGGGCGATCGTGTCCGAGATGCACCGTGCGGGAAAGCAGGTGGTGATCGTCGACCATGCCGAGCTCGACCTCGACGAGTTCCCCGAGGGCGTCAACGCAGTGATCGGTGAGGCCACCGACGACGAGGTGCTCGATCGGGCCGGACTCACCCGGGCCGGCACCCTGGTCGTGGCGCTCGACAGCGACGCCGACACGCTGTTCGTGTCGCTCACCGCCCGCTCGGAGAACGCCGACCTGTTCATCATCGCCCGGGCCAACAGTGCCGGCGTGGTCGAGAAGCTCGGTCGGGTCGGGGTGGACCGAGTGGTCAACCCCCACGAGATCGGCGGATCACGGATGGCCGCGATGGTCCTGCAGCCCGACGTCACCGACTTCCTCGACGTGGTGATGCACGACCTCGAACTCGAGGTCCGGATGGCCGAGATCGAGGCGACCGAGAAACGGGGCTACATCGGCAAGACCGTCGCCGAACTCTTCGCCCCCGAGAAGGCGGCCACCACACTGATCGCGGTCCGCCGCCACGGCCGGTTCATCACCAATCCACCCATGGACCTGCGGATCGAGATGGGCGACATCCTGATCGTGCTCGGCACCGACGAACACATCAAGGCGCTCGCCGCGCCCGCCGGGCGCTGA
- a CDS encoding alkyl sulfatase dimerization domain-containing protein encodes MSDDPRQPKPASAHTAAVNEAHAAALRLDDAGDLERATRGLIAQHETGVIDGPIGPAWNTNDWDFLRDQEEAPATVHPSLWRHGRLNAIHGLFEVADGVWQARGYDISNITFIKGDDGWVIIDPLTTSFTARACLDLANATLGERPVTAVIYTHSHTDHYGGILGVTDHEAVANGDVRILAPEGFMREAVSENIIAGAAMGRRAFYQFGILLPMSPTGHIDCGLGKGIPRAASDLLAPTEEISLTGTELVIDGVRVVFQNTPGTEAPAEMNFMFPDHGALCIAENCTHTMHNALPFRGAQARDTLGWSKYIQEAIDLFGDGMDVMFSTHNWPRFGNDDARRYLEQQRDMYRWLHDQTMRRANHGMTPREIAEDLTLPACFASQGHTRGYYGTVSHNSKAVYQRYLGWYDGNPANLHPHTPENSGARYVESMGGAERVLELARAAFDEGDYRWVCELLNHLVFADPTNEAARLLQADSFEQLAYQAESGPWRDSYLMGAMELRTGSKGLGVALRSLTDELDVTMLLDVAGVRLKAEELEGERFEMNWHFTDVDEDHVVGIDNCAIHHRPGVRAQQADANVRTTKALLAEVLRGGLDVDGFLATEGVTVDDDAPVRSFLGALDSFSGIFGIVEP; translated from the coding sequence ATGAGTGACGACCCGCGCCAGCCCAAGCCCGCTTCCGCCCACACGGCGGCCGTCAACGAGGCCCATGCCGCGGCCCTGCGCCTCGACGACGCGGGTGATCTCGAGCGGGCCACCCGCGGTCTCATCGCCCAGCACGAAACCGGGGTGATCGACGGGCCGATCGGACCAGCGTGGAACACCAACGACTGGGACTTCCTCCGTGACCAGGAGGAGGCGCCGGCCACCGTCCACCCGAGCCTGTGGCGACATGGCCGGCTCAACGCCATCCACGGCCTCTTCGAAGTGGCGGACGGGGTCTGGCAGGCGCGCGGCTACGACATCTCCAACATCACCTTCATCAAGGGCGACGACGGCTGGGTGATCATCGATCCGCTCACGACGTCGTTCACGGCCCGGGCGTGTCTCGATCTCGCCAACGCCACCCTCGGTGAGCGTCCCGTGACCGCGGTCATCTACACCCACAGCCATACCGACCACTACGGCGGCATCCTCGGGGTGACCGACCACGAGGCGGTGGCCAACGGCGACGTTCGCATCCTCGCGCCGGAAGGATTCATGCGCGAGGCGGTCTCGGAGAACATCATCGCCGGCGCCGCCATGGGACGGCGGGCCTTCTACCAGTTCGGCATCCTGCTCCCGATGAGCCCGACCGGCCACATCGATTGCGGACTCGGCAAGGGGATCCCGCGTGCAGCGTCGGACCTGCTGGCGCCGACCGAGGAGATCTCGCTGACCGGCACCGAGCTGGTGATCGACGGTGTGCGGGTCGTCTTCCAGAACACACCCGGCACCGAAGCGCCCGCAGAGATGAACTTCATGTTCCCCGATCACGGCGCGCTCTGCATTGCCGAGAACTGCACCCACACGATGCACAACGCCCTCCCGTTCCGTGGCGCGCAGGCCCGCGACACGCTCGGATGGAGCAAGTACATCCAGGAGGCCATCGATCTGTTCGGCGACGGCATGGACGTGATGTTCTCGACCCACAACTGGCCCCGCTTCGGCAACGACGATGCCCGCCGCTACCTCGAGCAACAGCGCGACATGTATCGCTGGCTCCACGACCAGACGATGCGGCGAGCGAATCACGGCATGACGCCCCGCGAGATCGCCGAGGACCTCACCCTGCCGGCGTGCTTCGCGTCCCAGGGGCACACGCGGGGCTACTACGGCACGGTCAGCCACAACTCGAAGGCCGTCTACCAGCGCTATCTCGGCTGGTACGACGGGAACCCGGCCAACCTCCATCCGCACACCCCCGAGAACAGCGGCGCCCGCTACGTCGAGTCGATGGGCGGAGCCGAGCGGGTCCTCGAGCTGGCCCGGGCGGCGTTCGACGAGGGCGACTACCGCTGGGTGTGTGAGCTGCTCAACCATCTGGTGTTCGCCGACCCGACCAACGAGGCGGCCCGGCTGCTGCAGGCCGACAGCTTCGAGCAGCTCGCCTACCAGGCCGAGTCGGGGCCGTGGCGCGATTCGTACCTGATGGGGGCGATGGAACTCCGGACGGGGAGCAAGGGCCTCGGTGTCGCACTCCGATCCCTCACCGACGAGCTCGATGTGACGATGCTGCTCGACGTGGCCGGTGTCCGGTTGAAGGCCGAAGAGCTCGAGGGCGAACGCTTCGAGATGAACTGGCACTTCACCGATGTCGACGAGGACCACGTGGTGGGCATCGACAATTGTGCGATCCACCACCGGCCCGGCGTGCGAGCCCAGCAGGCCGACGCCAACGTCCGCACGACCAAGGCGCTGCTGGCCGAGGTGTTGCGCGGCGGACTCGACGTCGACGGTTTCCTGGCGACCGAAGGTGTGACGGTGGACGACGATGCCCCGGTGCGCAGCTTCCTCGGCGCGCTCGACTCGTTCAGCGGGATCTTCGGGATCGTCGAGCCGTAG
- a CDS encoding DUF1697 domain-containing protein, with the protein MTRLVALFRGINVGGHNKIPMAELRATFESLGHDHVASIIQSGNVCFDSPGEQPAIAAAIRSAVAERFGVDVPVLLRSAADIGEILAAHPFPLGEIEPKLHHVMFLADPAPADAAELLGDHSPDEFAVIGREVHVRYPQGSARSKLTNDLVDRRLGTIATARNLPTCQKIAAALGAR; encoded by the coding sequence ATGACTCGTCTGGTCGCGCTCTTTCGGGGCATCAATGTCGGTGGACACAACAAGATCCCGATGGCGGAACTCCGCGCGACGTTCGAATCCCTCGGCCACGACCACGTGGCCTCGATCATCCAGAGCGGCAACGTCTGCTTCGATTCGCCGGGCGAGCAGCCGGCGATCGCGGCGGCGATCCGCTCGGCAGTCGCAGAGCGATTCGGCGTCGATGTGCCGGTGCTGTTGCGCAGCGCAGCCGACATCGGCGAGATCCTCGCCGCGCATCCGTTCCCGCTCGGCGAGATCGAGCCCAAGCTCCACCACGTGATGTTCCTGGCCGACCCGGCACCGGCCGATGCCGCCGAACTGCTCGGCGACCACTCCCCCGACGAGTTCGCGGTCATCGGCCGCGAAGTGCACGTCCGCTATCCGCAGGGATCGGCCCGCAGCAAGCTCACCAACGACCTGGTCGACCGACGGCTGGGCACGATCGCGACGGCACGGAATCTACCGACCTGCCAGAAGATCGCTGCGGCGCTCGGCGCCCGCTGA
- a CDS encoding vitamin B12-dependent ribonucleotide reductase, translating into MALASDQAVLGIARRFTTAGIDPFDAVEWEVRDARLTDYRDGSVAFEQLGVEVPASWSQNATNILAQKYFRGTLGAPERERSLRDVVGRIVATITDWGERDGYFADHAEAENFRAELTHLLITQKAAFNSPVWFNIGVDGVPQQASACFILSVDDTMDSILNWYAEEGRIFKGGSGAGVNLSRIRSSKEGLQGGGTASGPVSFMRGADASAGTIKSGGKTRRAAKMVILDADHPDIEEFIWCKAKEERKARALEAAGFDMSLDGADIHSVQYQNANNSVRVTDDFMQAVVDDLDWSLTARGDGAVVETVRARDLFHQIADAAWQCADPGIQFDTTINRWHTAAATGPINASNPCSEYMHLDDSACNLASLNLMRFLTEGEDADGFDVDGFAHAVQVLFTAQEILVGNADYPTPQIGETSRRFRQLGIGYANLGALLMTLGLPYDSDEGRVVAASITALMTGGAYATSVKLAARMGPFEGYHENREHMLTVLDQHREAAAAIDEHTAPTRILAAARLAWDETCDGARRVGVRNSQASVLAPTGTIGLLMDCDTTGVEPDLGLVKFKRLVGGGTMSFVNQSVPRALRNLGYDDAGVEAIVAHIDQHHSALGAPGLDPAHLPVFACSLGADPIHHLGHVKMMGAVQPFISGAISKTVNLPEAATIEEIELLLIESWRLGLKAVALYRDNCKVAQPMSAGNGDGEAAPGRGPAAQMVERVVEKIVHEPIREKLPRSRASRTFEFRVADCKGFVTVGEYADGRPGEIFMRVSKQGSTLAGIMDAFAISLSHGLQYGVPLSAFVEAYVGMRFEPAGMTDDPDIRIANSLMDYLFRKLAVMYLGHDERVGLGILTTGERTQPTLPGVEEQVTRSEQGLDIPRDPAPRPAAAADAPFCMTCGVPMQRAGACYVCGDCGTTSGCS; encoded by the coding sequence ATGGCGCTCGCATCTGACCAGGCCGTTCTCGGTATCGCCCGGCGCTTCACCACGGCCGGGATCGATCCCTTCGATGCCGTCGAATGGGAGGTCCGCGACGCACGGCTGACCGACTACCGCGACGGTTCGGTCGCCTTCGAACAACTCGGTGTCGAGGTGCCGGCGAGTTGGAGCCAGAACGCGACCAACATTCTCGCCCAGAAGTACTTCCGGGGGACCCTCGGAGCCCCGGAGCGCGAGCGCTCGCTGCGCGACGTCGTGGGTCGGATCGTCGCAACGATCACCGACTGGGGCGAGCGCGACGGCTATTTCGCCGACCATGCCGAGGCCGAGAACTTCCGGGCCGAACTCACCCATCTCCTGATCACCCAGAAAGCTGCGTTCAACTCGCCCGTGTGGTTCAACATCGGGGTCGACGGAGTACCGCAACAAGCGTCGGCCTGCTTCATCCTCTCGGTCGACGACACCATGGACTCCATCCTCAATTGGTATGCCGAGGAGGGCCGCATCTTCAAGGGCGGCAGCGGGGCGGGCGTCAACCTGTCGAGGATCCGCTCCTCGAAAGAGGGCCTCCAGGGCGGCGGGACCGCCAGCGGGCCGGTGAGCTTCATGCGTGGCGCCGATGCGTCGGCCGGCACCATCAAGTCGGGCGGCAAGACCCGGCGGGCGGCGAAGATGGTCATCCTCGACGCCGATCACCCCGACATCGAGGAGTTCATCTGGTGCAAGGCGAAGGAGGAGCGCAAGGCCCGCGCCCTCGAGGCCGCCGGTTTCGACATGTCGCTCGACGGGGCCGACATCCACTCCGTCCAGTACCAGAACGCCAACAACTCGGTGCGGGTCACCGACGACTTCATGCAGGCCGTGGTCGACGATCTCGATTGGTCCCTGACCGCCCGAGGCGACGGCGCCGTGGTCGAGACCGTGCGGGCCCGCGACCTCTTCCACCAGATCGCCGACGCGGCATGGCAGTGCGCCGACCCCGGCATCCAGTTCGACACCACCATCAACCGCTGGCACACGGCCGCCGCGACCGGCCCGATCAACGCGAGCAATCCGTGCAGCGAATACATGCACCTCGACGACAGCGCGTGCAATCTCGCCTCGCTCAACCTGATGCGCTTCCTGACCGAAGGCGAGGACGCCGACGGTTTCGACGTCGACGGTTTCGCCCACGCCGTGCAGGTGCTGTTCACGGCTCAGGAGATCCTCGTCGGCAACGCCGACTACCCGACCCCGCAGATCGGTGAGACGAGTCGACGCTTCCGCCAGCTCGGCATCGGCTACGCCAACCTCGGCGCGCTGCTGATGACCCTCGGACTGCCCTACGACTCCGACGAGGGCCGTGTCGTGGCCGCTTCGATCACCGCGCTCATGACCGGTGGGGCGTATGCCACATCGGTGAAGCTCGCGGCGCGGATGGGGCCCTTCGAGGGGTATCACGAGAACCGCGAACACATGCTGACAGTCCTCGACCAGCACCGCGAGGCAGCGGCCGCCATCGACGAGCACACTGCTCCCACGCGCATCCTCGCAGCCGCCCGCCTCGCTTGGGACGAGACATGTGACGGGGCCCGTCGTGTCGGCGTGCGCAACTCCCAGGCCAGCGTGCTCGCGCCGACGGGGACCATCGGGTTGCTGATGGACTGCGACACCACCGGGGTCGAGCCCGATCTGGGGCTCGTGAAGTTCAAGCGCCTCGTGGGCGGCGGCACCATGAGTTTCGTCAACCAGTCGGTGCCGCGGGCCCTGCGCAACCTCGGCTACGACGACGCCGGGGTCGAGGCGATCGTCGCCCACATCGATCAGCACCACAGTGCGCTCGGTGCACCGGGGCTGGATCCGGCCCATCTCCCGGTCTTCGCCTGCTCGCTCGGTGCCGACCCGATCCATCACCTCGGGCACGTCAAGATGATGGGGGCAGTGCAGCCGTTCATCTCCGGGGCCATCTCCAAGACCGTGAACCTGCCCGAGGCGGCGACCATCGAGGAGATCGAGCTCCTGCTCATCGAGTCGTGGCGACTCGGTCTCAAGGCCGTGGCCCTCTATCGCGACAATTGCAAGGTCGCCCAGCCGATGTCGGCCGGTAACGGCGATGGTGAGGCCGCGCCCGGCCGTGGCCCGGCCGCCCAGATGGTCGAGCGCGTGGTCGAAAAGATCGTGCACGAGCCGATTCGCGAGAAGCTGCCGCGGTCGCGGGCGTCACGCACCTTCGAGTTCCGTGTCGCCGACTGCAAGGGGTTCGTGACCGTCGGTGAATACGCCGACGGTCGTCCGGGCGAGATCTTCATGCGGGTCTCGAAGCAGGGCTCGACCCTGGCCGGGATCATGGATGCCTTCGCCATTTCGCTGAGCCACGGCCTCCAGTACGGCGTGCCGTTGTCCGCCTTCGTCGAGGCGTATGTCGGCATGCGCTTCGAGCCCGCGGGCATGACCGATGATCCCGACATCCGGATCGCCAACAGCTTGATGGACTATCTGTTCCGCAAACTGGCGGTCATGTACCTGGGTCACGACGAGCGAGTCGGGCTCGGCATCCTCACGACGGGTGAGCGCACTCAGCCGACCTTGCCGGGCGTCGAGGAGCAGGTCACCCGGAGCGAGCAGGGTCTCGACATCCCGCGCGATCCGGCCCCCCGGCCCGCGGCGGCCGCCGACGCGCCGTTCTGCATGACATGTGGTGTGCCGATGCAGCGTGCCGGTGCCTGCTACGTCTGCGGCGACTGCGGCACCACCAGCGGCTGCAGCTGA